The sequence ccggagatgaatagatgtggcagatttTTCATCTTTCAGCCggctggacttgttagcctgaggtgaaaagcaaaactttttgctggggttgCTGGCGCtcttaataaaggaatcattgcttcagtGTCAGAACAAGTTGCTGGTTTACTATGGATGACAACATTTTTGCGGGttccaatctgagtcggtcaccaGAACCTCGTAAGAACCAAcctttggtcctggtgaccgactcaGATCCTGCAACGTTATCCTGGGTCATGTATATTTACCTCCATTCATGACAATATTTCTGTACAGAAACCAGATGTGAACATGATACTTATGCCTCTTTTTCTCTTAATTACATCAATACTTTGTATATCCAAACTATTTTATCTACCAGCAAGTTAATTTTAAGCAATGGATAAGCTTAatctagcacaggggtcagcaacccgcagctctggagccgcatgtggctcttttatccctTTGCTTACGGTTCCCTATcgcagtcagctccacaattgataggactttcggttaggacaggtagaggaaaaaggatgccattctaggaggagattctatggtgggggaactggacttctggtcggcagaggaaaaaggacgccacgctaggaggagactctatggtggggggaaccagacttccggtcagctccagaattcaatgggggggcttccagttaggacctttgtggttctttgagtgtttaagatctTCTGATCTAGCAGAAGATACATACTGAACAtgattgtcccgaaggtgctttttcaagaggcaactggagtttctggtttttctttgaagatgtttcgcttctcatccaagaagcttcttcagcaccttcttcttcacctttttcttcttctgaagaaaagcttctcatccaagaagcttttcttcagcacctttgagacaaccatgacctggatgatggagaatagaacagaacagaacagaattttattggctaagtgtgattggacacacaaggaatttgtcttggtacatatgctctcagtgtacataaaagaaaagataccttcatcaagaaatctccatagatactgaGCATGACGAGTAGACAACTGGTCTAAAGTCCCAGGTAGTATTATGTGAAAACAGAGCCCTATGGGCAGGGATCTCAAAAATCTATACGAATGTTGAGTGCTATGGTGAAGGTACAATCCAACACTGGAAGAACCTTGCAAGAATCTTGTTTTTTcatcctgtttctttcttttacagAAACACTTCCACGTGGTCACAGCTGCCAACAGACTAAGAAGATTCCCTAACCTGCCCGAGTCTCCAGCTGCTGAAGATAACTGAGATTGGGTGATTTTAGGGATCCGTCCATTTCCACCAGTTTCgtgttttctttcctcctcttcctcaattGTACATCCAGTCGTCTGCTTAGGTTGCTGCCCTCAAACCTAGGAAGACAACCTTGGGACTTGCCTGCACCAAGGGGAGGTCTGACTGAATGGGTTGTCTTGCAACTTATCGCTtgcaagaggagaggaagaaaactgCTTGAATTATACCTCTTAGGCTTTCATTTccgtaattaccgtatttttcggagtataggatgcactttttcccccctaaaaggggctGAAAATTTagttgcgtcttatacaccgaatgtagccccgcctaccCACTGGcttccacccagtggtgggattcagccagttcgcaccactttgggagaaccggttgttaactttctgaacagtttggcaaactggttgttggaagaaatcattaggacagagaaccggttgttaaattacttgaatcccatcactgcttccaCCCTTtggtttctgcctcccagcagtttacctccctgcagcaagcagcaagaagaaacagcccctttcatcttcagcacagcctaattagcacaagttgattggatcggcctcccgactgtCAGCTGTTTTGCTCTCAGCTGTTCTGCACCCACctctgctgcaaggaggtaattgctgggagcaggtttgtttgtttttcccttgTGCTAATCGCTATACTGAAAATGAAAGTGAAgcaagctgtttgctgcaacaggGCAAAATTgccgggaggcagaggcagatttctttttcttgttttcctcaacaaaaaaggtaggtgcgtcttatagtctggagcgtcttatgctccgaaaaatacggtgcgCATTAGGGGTTAGGAATGGCTTTTTCTGCTAGGGAAACGGGTTGTCTTATTTTTAAGAATGTTAGCGTTTTGAAAAGGTCAAGTCACGGCTGGAAGGTTGAACTTCTTCAAGCAGAAAGTGGTAGCTTCTGCAGGGGTTGTGATAGTTCTTTTCTGAATTCGGTATTTTTGCTTTGAAAGTAGAACTTTGGGTAGCGATCCATAGCTTTAAGAACACTTGTGAAGACGTTGTATTGGGATTAGAGTTCCGCTCTGGAGGGAGATGGGCGGTACAGAAAtgtgaaaagtaaataaaattagtTAACTTTTATACACTCACTTATGGCTTCTCTTTCGCTTAACTTtcctaaacttttttaaaaaaaaaaaaaatttcccactGTTTCGGACACCATCAGGAAGATGTCAGCTTGGGGTTTTGTGGATAAtgggagataaaaataaaaatgacgtAATGATTTGTTGTCTCTAACAGAACAGAGGTTATCTGCTGACAATgtaagtggtggtgggggaggggaagattaagaacagaatttaaaattgtttaaaaattctCAGCCTCAGAAATAATGAAGCTGAATTTGCAAATTGATTCAAACATTCAATCAGATCCTTGCAACTTGATTTGGAAACGCTTGGATCCGACCGGACAATCTGATGGCGAAATGGGATACTGGCAGAATCCTCCTCTTGACTTTAGTTTGTCTTGCCGACATGCCCATTTTTCTTTTACCATCTAAATCtgtgtttctcaactgtggccattttaagatgtggacttcaactcccaggattcccctggCCAGTCATGCTTAAATGGTTaacccaggggtcggcaaccttaaacactcaaagagccatttggatccatttcccacagaaaagaaaacaccgggagcctcAAAacgcttcccgtgcctgactatttcttgagcggccacaaaactagcatatgtagttgaattaaacgttttgttttcttctgaaacttttcttttcttggatttatccatggttggtttACCAggagtcaaaaagctcaataTATCATGTGCCAGCAAGGGTCGCACATTGGCGATTGtgacatattttgagcgacagggagccgcagcagagggatgaaagagccacatgtagctccagagctgcgggttgctgacctctgggTTAACCAATTGCCTGCTCTACTCATTTATGATTAGGGTATCATTACGGAGGCGACAAACCTGTAATTCGGAAGCAGATATCTGGATTTATGGAATGAAACCACAAAACAGAAGACTGTAGCACAAATTAAAAGTTTATTGATGCTGCCAGAGAGGAATTAACACAagtcatggttaaaaaaaaattaaatactcaAAGGGACCAATCTTAAAATGAGTTAATGGGACATTAAGTATTCTGTATGGTTGATTATGCGATTCCCACTAGTTACACAACGGAAGATAAAAGCAGGCATCTTGGATTAACATATATTCTTAATCTATGCCTCTAATAGaagtttcattcattcatatagaaTTTCATTTTACTGCTGCATTAAGTGTGTGCTAGAACGGACATGGCAGTTATCTTGCTGCCCAAATTCAGAGCCAAATCATTAAACTATCTGAATTACAGTTGTTATCAACCCAAAAACACAGCTCACATTTCGCTTAAGTATCAATGAGCTGAACACATTTAAAAAGCACGTCTATCTAGGCCTCATGGCCGCCTATTCAAGGAATTCAAgtttttagaagtttttttttctctcccaacaGACTAGTTCtccagaccagggatctccaatcttaacAACTTTacgccttgtggacttcaactcccagaattcctcaattctgggaatcgaaatccacaaagttgccaaggttggaaatgcCTGCTCCAGACTAACAATAGTCAACAGTCCAGCCTGATGTTTGCACTCACTAGCGGAACAATTCCACTCACACACTATTCCTTTGTGATTTTGCAGCATTTTCTAAGATTCTTCGTTTCCATTCTTCATAATCTTCTTTAGGCTCAATTTCATTTTTGGGACGCTTGCGCGAGACTTTTGCTTCCAGAACTAATGAGGAAAGAATAAGATATGGGTGCGTGTATAGATACAAACACAAGCACACAGTTCTAAGAATCAGTTTTCTTAAGACATCAGGATTAACGGATCCCACTTGCTTGTTAAGAATTTGTGTGCGACTTCTTGCTGGTATTTAAATATGCTTTTTGGAATAGTTTCCAGATGAACGACTTGGGCATTAAGCCAGCTTGGTTCTTACGAGACTTCTGCAATTCTGGAGTTTGGTTTATAGAATTTCAAACCAGGATGGAGTGCTCGTGCTCCGGTTATGAAACCTGGGAATTATTTGAGGGCAGTAGGATAAGGATATTTCCCAGCTGAGGAACCTGCCCATATAAAGGTCCATCTTATAAAGCATGGTTGCCCTTACCTTCTTCCTTTGCAAGTTCTTCAAGGAAGGATTTTTGAGGTTCTTCAAGCTTCGCCGACAATGAATCACCTTCTccttgaaaagaagaagaaactatTGTCAAGTGTGGGCCACATTTGAATGGACGACAATGGCTACATTCAGATGAATAAGCCACTAGAGATAAATTGAACTAAGGAACTGGTTGTACTTTGTAGGAAACAGGAAACCCAAGTCTAGAACATGGTTAACGTAAGGTGGTGAGCATACCTAATACCTGCCGCACAATGTTTTCCCCATAGCGATTTTATGAGTTAAGTTGGGATGAGAAAGAGGgccctggcccaaagttacccatccaggtattttctctcctttctctttgcaACTGAAACTAGCCATAAATAGTTGATTCAAACTCTGGAGGAACAACATTGAGTTGTtccttattggtttttttttgtttttgttttttgcatttatatcccgcccttctccgaagactcagggcggcttacactatgtcaagcaatagtcttcatccatttgtatattatatacaaagtcaacttaattgcccccaacaatctgggtcctcattttacctaccttataaaggatggaaggctgagtcaaccttgggcctggtggggcttgaacctgcagtaattgcaagcagctgctgttaataacagactgtcttagcagtctgagccactcaagccaCTAATTGTTGAGTTATTCCTTATTGAAGTATGACCAAATTCaattgtaccgtatttttcggactataagacgcacctgacaataagacacacctaaattcaGAAGAGGAAACAAcataaaaaagtttttggcctccctttttttggggccattttccagtcttttttgggcccattttgggggcttttttgggCCTGTTTTTTCAGCTTTTTATGGCTCATTTTTGAGACTTtggggcccatttttgaggctttttggggcccgttttttgaggcttttttccagcccatttttgagcgttttttaaaaacccatttaaaaaaaacaggctgaaaaaaagccctgaaaatgggCCTAAAAAGCCCTGAAAACAGGCCTAAAAAGCCCACAAAATGCCCCcccaaaaagccttgaaaacaggccaaaaaaagcctcaaatggGTAAAAAAACGCCTGAAAAAGTCCAAAAAACGGCCCGaaaacagggcatgcagaggcTAAAAAAtgcctggtgggtgggtgggacttCGGCAATATTCGGTCTGAAAGACGcaaagacattttcgcccccttttgggagacaaaaaagtgcgtcttatagtccaaaaaaatacggtaccttACTAGCAAACCTTATTTGAACATGCAAGAACTCAGCTGTTCGTTTAAACAAATAGCCGCATTCTCTCGTGTTCAAATAAGGTTTGCTAGTAAGCTACCATTGAATTTGGCCACACTTCAATAAGCCATGGCTTACAGATCACAGTAGCTAAGTTTGGGGCCCATGAAATGCTCAAAGCAAACAAGCCATTTCCTAGCTtgatgcaggtaatccttgacatacaatcacttgtttagtgactgaagtagcAACAGACCTAAAAAAagttaggaccattgcagcattcccatggtcacatgatcaaaattatgatgcttggcaactcactcatatttatgacggttgcagtgtcctggggtcatatgatctccTTTGgcggctttctgacaagcaatgtcaatgggggaagccagattcacatagctgcgttactaacaactgcagcaattcactgcaGTTGAATTGCAGTGAATTGCAATGGaagaaaaggtcgtaaaacgagggcaaagttcacttcacaaccgtcttcacttagccacagaaattttggggtcaattttgGTCACAGGGCGAGGACCAGCCGTATTCAGGCACGTCACGTTCTACAGTTTGCCAACAAAAGGgttcttgagtggctcagactgctaagacagtctgttattaacagcagcttcttgcaattactgcaggttcaagtcccaccaggcccaaggttgactcagccttccatcctttataaggtaggtaaaatgaggacctagattgttgggggcaataaattgactttgtatataatatacaaatggatgaagactattgcttaagacagtgtaagccgccctgagtcttcggagaagggcgggatataaatgcaaattaaaaaaaaaggctttagaaaaaaaaatggaggtgaTTTTTTTGCAAGAAGCGAAAACAAGACAAAATAAAAAGCATAAAGAAAAACATACGGTTGATTTGTTGGCTAATCTTCTCTAACTGAGTGTGGAGCCGGTCAAATATGGTTTTCTTCACCCCTGATACAGTCACCATTTTGGTTTTATCCACTTTAAGTTTCAAGGCTCTGCAACGAGAAAGATTGGATTCGTGAAATGATTTAAACTTACGCCGTAAacagttataatataatataacataacaacagagttggaagggaccttggaggccttctagtccaaccccctgcccaggcaagaaaccctacaccatctcagtcagatggttatccaacattttcttaaaaatttccagtgttggagcattcacaacttctgcaggcaagttgttccactgattaattgttctgtcaggaaatttctccttagttctaagttgcttctctccttgattagtttccacccattgcttcttgttctaccctcaggtgctttggagaacagcccgactccctcttctttgtggcaacccctgagatattggaacactgctatcagtgtTGCTGCTGTTGCTATCAAATCTCTCAATTAGAAACTCCCAGTTTGAATTTACATCCCACCGGCGACAAGCGACTAGTGAGTGAAATCAAGCAgacatttaaaaataagaataacaaTCTGGTTAGCCAGATATGCTTCTAGTGAAAAGCAActcttttatacttttaaaaaaagcttattttcttttaaaaggttctttcGCATCGTTCTATGAATGTTCTACTTTCCACCCCCCCAAGAGTCTGCTTTTTCGACAAAGAGGAGCAGACCATGAATCAACAATCCTTGCTAgacaaaaagtattttaaaacttttaaaaccgCATGTTCAAACCGTAGCTGAGCCCCTCCGCAGCCTCTCTAAATATTCCCGGGATGTGATAGTGGGGGAAGGGCTCCTCCCTGTGGAAAGACTGATTAGAAGCTGGCATCAGACGATGGCCCTTAGGAAGACCAAACATCTTAGGAGTGCTACAGCAacactacaattcccatcatgcACCATAATCTTTGGCTGGACAAGAGAACCGAAGTTCCTATAATTTGGACTGTTTAAAAGCTACCGTCTTCAGTGGACCTTTTGAACATTACAGAGTAGCACTAAATCAACTCCACGGTGTATTTTGCTTCTAAATTAAATACCgggattaataaaaaaaatacaggctAGTTATCTTTCACCAATAGCATCGCCACTGAAATCGGAGACCACGAGAAGTATCTCCTTAACTGGTATAGGTCAAGCGCTGGAGAAATCAGGCGgttcaaatgaaaataaaggtttactgcaagcttaagctctcagaAGGAATCTGGCTAACTAAATAACCAAGGAAATAAGCGGGggataagaaaggcattcaaaGGTGGTTGACTTGGATTTCTTGCGGGCACGCAAGGACTCATGACTTAGGACGTGTTTGATCCCTCCCTCAGGTTTCAGgcttggtcatctcctacagtatATTTTTAGAAGAAAATTGATTCAGGAGCGACAAGAGTCTATCAGACTCCATAATTGGTCCTTGATCTTCATCACAATCTGTTCATTCCATCCAAGGGTGGAATTCAGCCTCttcctaccggattgcgcgataagGTAGGGCCGACTGCGCGAAACCCCGCCCACCCACGCAAACGTCATGACGTCCCCTTTTTTGCAacaattttcagcctctgcgcatgcgtggacaaCGGCGTGCGCACATAggtgaactggtaaggaaggtaaatgaATTTCGCCCCTGATTCCATCTCATGAGAAACACATCATAAATCATGAGTACATTTCCTCCAATCTTACCTGCAAGCAGTAAACAATGCTGCAGTGGTGAACAAGGGTTGCGACAAATCGAGCGTCACCTGTTGAATTTCTGGCAGGCTGGATTCGTACCTGAAAGGGCAAACCTGTTTACTGAAGCCCCAACAATTTTAATGCGATCTGAGATTCAGTTCATCTTTAGCTAAGAACTTTGCTATGTGTAAACCCATACGCTGCTAAAATATTCAGGAAAATCTTTTTACAGACTCTGCTGCTTATTCTTTTCCTAATTTTAGATATCGCAGATGGAACAAATTATCCAAACAGcttcatatttttaattgtatgaCAGTTTAGATTCTTGGCTGAGGATCGTCAACTCCAGAGACCATTCAATTTGTACACGTCTAGActgggggtctccaatcttggggttgtgacctaggctcagtTAGGCATTACAAGACACACTTGGTCTCAAACAaaaactattttattataacagctgggaattacttcattcccagcttagtccaaattaattgcaaaacaagtccttcagaaaaagtcctttgggcttatcacaaatctttatcttctttgtcaccctgccaaaagcctttcttggcaaagccccacgaagttcaaaaAACAAGAGACACTGACTAGAAACAGATTTAGcattgttgctttcctacaaagagcccaagagcctttgctgctcttttaagctttctgggaggggccaatcatctcctggccttactccccagtcaccctttttgctttagctgctcttgccttctggcagctctgcgcatgcatgcactaggagcaggctcctcctgctcctctgcctctctgctgtctgactctggagactctggagtccgtgcatcgctcccagatggccctggccccatctctgcttccaatGCCCCTCgttcgggccttcccctgactccaggactggcccattgtcctccccagactcctcactgtctgactccgctgccagcttcgccggctgctggcagaccacaacacttggcaactttaagacttgtggacttcaactcccagaataccccagccttAATTCTCCTCAAGTTTTAAGatcaccaagtttggagaccccctggtctaGATATATTCTTACAGTATTTGACCATGATGGATGAATCCCCTCCCAAAATATAGCACAGAAACATCTGAGACAACTACATCTTTTAGTCCATCAGTGATTATTTTCCAAGAGCTGTTCCCAATCTTGCCTGCGCCGAGGATGATGAAGGATTTAGTCAAACACATTCTGTAAAAcgccttaaaagttgctaaggttgaaaaacccTGGCCTGGAAGCGGAAATGGTCTTTGAAAACTTCCTACCTCCGCAGGATTCTTGATGCCAGATTCGCAGCTTCCAAGCAGGAGAACTGAACTGCCACCTCTCTGACGCCAACGTTGGATTGCAGAGCCAGCAGGCTTTCAAAGGATCTCAGGTAGCGCTGGTAAGTGGCTCTGTTCAAGCCGGAGAGTTTCACGAAATAACTCTttaaaggaaaacaacaacaacaacaatgaagccATCAAGTCTTTTCCAAACCTATACATGCTGGTCACTCACGAGCCACCATTTAACAAAAGGTTATTTGATATTGCTTCTGGGTATCGAACAATTTTTGTCCTTATTCATACTCCTGTCTGCTATCTTTATACTCATGAACAGGACTGTGGAcagtctgattttttaaaattaaattatgtttaaaaggacgcggtggctcaggggctaagacagctgagcttgtcgattgaaaggtcggcagttcggcagttcgaatccctagtgctgccgtgtaatggggtgagctcccattaccagtcccagcttctgccaacctagcagtttcgaaagcacgtaaaaatgcaagtagaaaaaatagggaccacctttggtgggaaggtaacagcgttctgtgtgcctttggcgttgagtcatgccggccacatgaccacggagacgtctttggacaacgctggctcttcggctttgaaacggagatgagcaccaccccctagagtcggcaacgactagcacgtatgtgcgaggggaacctttacctttactttttatgtTTAAAAGGCTGGTTGCCTCCCAAAGATTACGATCAATATTGGAATTGACAAAAACGATAGCCCTGTCTAGTAAACTTTTAGGTTGGGTGGGGGGGATTTCCTGCAACTTTGGTCAGATAACAAATGGGATACAATATCAAACAAACCCACATACATAGCTTCCTTTGCATACAAAGCTACAGCATTGCCTTTTACTTAATCCCCAAAACTAAATTATTTAATGCCAACGTGAGAGAAATTCCCAGCACTACAAAACCCAAGAACagtatgttttgttgttgttagttgggaagttgtgtccgacccatcgcaaccccatggacaacgttcctctaggccttcctatcctctaccgagtccatttaagctcacgccgactgctttggtgactccatccagccacctcattctctgccgtcctcttcttcttttgccttccatcgttcccagcattaggctcttctccagtgagtccttccttctcattaggtggccaaaggatttgagtttcatcttcaggatctggccttctaaagagcagtcaggattgatctccactaggactgaccggtttgaacgccttgcagtccaagggactcgcaggagtcttctccagcaccagagttcaaaggcctcgattttttggcgctcagcctttcttatggtctaactttcacagccatccattgcaactgggaaaaccatagccttgactatacgtacttttgttggcagggtgatgtctctgctttttaatacactGTCTAGCTTTGCATGGCTTTCCTCcctaggagcaagcgtcttttaatttcttggctgcagtccccatctgcggtgatcttggagcccaggagaataaaatctgtcactacctccatttcttccccatctatttgccaggaattgagagggctgggtgCTCTTAGTGATCTTAGTGTTTTCTTAAATGTTGCGTTTCAAGCCAAAACAGCATTTTATTCCTATCCTATTTACTAGCAGTTAAAACATCTACGGAAATGCTACTAATTCTCAAGAATTCGGcataaaatacaggtagcccttgacttaccaccattcgTTTTAGTattcattcaaagttaccaccgcactgaaaaaagtgactttttcacaCAAACCACTGACAGGATCTCCATGGTCGCAAAATCAAAACtggaacacttggcaactggcatgtacttatgacggttgcagtgtcccagggtcacgtgatcgccttttgtgTCATTCcggcaatccaaaaaaaaaagtcaacagggaagccagattcactaacccACCCAGTTATTAACAACatctgcagcgattcgcttaacaaccggggcaaggaaaggtcgtaaaacgggacaaaactcgCTCAGCAGCTGTCTCGCTTAAAACAGAAAGGTTGGGCTCAActctggtcgtaaatcaaggattccGTGTAGCGAtgcaaggaaaggaaaacatttgagaaggaaatggcaagagAATAGATAAGATATTTTACTTTGTCCACTGGATTCCTTGTGAAGGTAGCAGCCAAGTCGAGGCAGATCACAGCACTGCTTGTGGGGCTCATCTGGGCTAGCAGGGGGCCACACTTAACTTGAGAAAGTCGCAGGTATTCTTCTGCTTTTCTGCAGAACCACAAAAAGGGCTATTTATCAGTATGAAAGGCAACAGAAGAGATGGCATTAATTTCCTACCTCTTACGTTCACAGCTATATAATTGCAACACCTAATATTTAGCAATTAGATAAGCCTATCTAGTACTTATTCTGGAGGcaactatgtgtgtgtgtatgtatatgtatgtatgtatatgcatatgtgtgtgtgtgtgtgtataatttttattttatttcataacatacaaaaattccatttttagttaaacagtgtgttgtctgggtacaaatatttttagaaaataatcaTCAATGTTTACAGCAATATTCATTacattggtattattattattattatttattaaatttttataccgcccttctccggaaggactcagccataataaaacaacagaaatatacacataaaaccataattaaaaaacttattatacaaatggccgaattaaaacattaaaaataaaaccccgaattataaaattaaacattaaaactaattaaaatcctat is a genomic window of Ahaetulla prasina isolate Xishuangbanna chromosome 12, ASM2864084v1, whole genome shotgun sequence containing:
- the ORC6 gene encoding origin recognition complex subunit 6; translated protein: MGFRERGKRKRPGRMEREVLQRWAAKLGVSTPGVIRKAEEYLRLSQVKCGPLLAQMSPTSSAVICLDLAATFTRNPVDKSYFVKLSGLNRATYQRYLRSFESLLALQSNVGVREVAVQFSCLEAANLASRILRRYESSLPEIQQVTLDLSQPLFTTAALFTACRALKLKVDKTKMVTVSGVKKTIFDRLHTQLEKISQQINREGDSLSAKLEEPQKSFLEELAKEEVLEAKVSRKRPKNEIEPKEDYEEWKRRILENAAKSQRNSV